In a genomic window of Lineus longissimus unplaced genomic scaffold, tnLinLong1.2, whole genome shotgun sequence:
- the LOC135503556 gene encoding uncharacterized protein LOC135503556, translating to MEYRDGRYYTDLPFRESDVKLPSNWQQAMDRLLALRRKLKKSEDYCRDYTTFMNNLLEKGYAERVEDCCSKVEEGKQWYIPHHGIYNPNKPGKIRIVFDCSAKSRGVSLNDALLSGPVLTNTVVDVLLRFRQSPVGIMGDLEAMFHQVKVTEHHRDYLRFLWYPEGDLDRPPEIYRMTSHPFGAVSSPACAASALRQCALDGKDQASEAVVDSLIKSFYVDDFLKSLGSDDQAIDMRESATEVCSKGGWRLHKWNSNSEVVNEAIPPSERSKTLQLAIESEQPQQSERALGIVWDTETDTFTFKIRIKEKSVTRRGILSVVSSIFDPLGLAGPFVLPARILLQRLCRERIGWDDEIGDKEVRQWEQWLVDILQLENVSVPRSVKPLEFTSIVSTQLHAFADASDSGYGIAVYTRLEDDEGRIQCTLLFGKARVAPIKKVTTPRMELTAASVAVKFVAMITAAMELKFDKTFYWTDSMSVLKYIANTTIRFHTFVANRVTTIQEGSTLDQWRYVPTQTNPADAASRGIQLGNQQATEQWLWGPKFLWEPESEWPKSNFSKELLAEDPNVKKVHATIAAENPEPNGENQTKTCTVTVDELFARYSNWDPLKTTVAWLLRAQKGFKQRRSTDKTLRDTTRDELTPLTFTELKAAELDIVRYLQEKHLPDNGKHLGSVQKLDPFLDDAGLLRVGGRLRHARIPLEVKHPVLLPKDSPVTRLIVRDAHQRVGHLGSNSSLNLLRQRYWIPRASLLIRSIISKCTICRKYRARLLVQKMADLPLQRLEMDQPAFAQSGVDYFGPFIIKKGRNTTLKRYGVIFTCLSTRAVHLEVAQGLTTDSCINAIRRFAARRAVQKLRSDNGTNLVGACKEIKEELRKWNQSQIGSALRRKGIEWDFNCPTASHHGAAWERLIRSVRRILYGVAKEQVIHLDDEGLQTLFCEVEFILNNRPITRVSNDTLDAPALTPNHLLRLHQDQAPPPGIFVKEDNYVKRKWRQIQHIANVFWCRWSKEYLVGLQERQKWRQEQRSFKKGDIVLVADNHMQRNQWLLGYVNDVNEDDKGLVRVVSVQTGTTVLKRPITKLCLILEAD from the coding sequence ATGGAATATCGAGATGGGCGTTATTACACGGACTTGCCATTTAGAGAGTCAGATGTTAAACTGCCGAGTAACTGGCAACAGGCCATGGACAGGCTTTTGGCTTTACGTAGGAAACTGAAGAAATCAGAGGACTATTGCAGGGACTACACCACTTTCATGAACAACCTTCTGGAAAAGGGATATGCAGAAAGAGTGGAGGACTGTTGTAGTAAAGTGGAGGAGGGCAAACAATGGTACATTCCACATCACGGGATTTACAATCCTAATAAACCAGGCAAAATAAGGATTGTTTTTGATTGCTCAGCTAAGTCAAGGGGGGTGTCCCTGAATGACGCTCTATTGTCCGGCCCGGTCTTGACCAACACTGTTGTAGATGTTTTGCTTAGGTTCCGGCAGTCACCAGTAGGAATCATGGGCGACTTAGAAGCAATGTTCCACCAAGTCAAGGTCACTGAACATCATCGGGACTATCTGCGATTTCTTTGGTATCCTGAAGGAGACTTGGATAGACCACCAGAAATATACAGAATGACATCACATCCATTTGGAGCAGTTTCATCTCCAGCGTGTGCAGCTTCAGCACTTCGACAGTGTGCACTGGATGGCAAGGATCAGGCATCTGAAGCTGTAGTGGATTCTCTTATCAAGAGTTTCTACGTTGATGACTTTCTAAAATCATTAGGCAGCGATGATCAAGCTATTGATATGAGGGAGAGCGCCACTGAAGTCTGTAGTAAGGGAGGATGGAGACTTCATAAGTGGAATAGTAACAGTGAGGTTGTGAATGAGGCCATTCCACCATCAGAGAGGTCGAAAACCTTGCAGCTAGCGATTGAAAGTGAACAGCCTCAGCAGTCAGAGAGAGCACTGGGAATCGTATGGGATACTGAGACAGATACTTTCACCTTTAAGATAAGAATCAAGGAAAAGTCGGTTACAAGAAGGGGAATCTTGTCAGTTGTAAGCAGCATTTTTGACCCCTTAGGATTAGCAGGCCCATTTGTCTTACCAGCAAGAATCCTTTTGCAGAGATTGTGCAGGGAAAGGATAGGTTGGGATGATGAGATCGGGGATAAGGAAGTTAGACAGTGGGAGCAGTGGCTGGTGGATATCTTGCAGTTGGAGAATGTATCTGTGCCGAGAAGTGTTAAACCACTTGAGTTTACATCCATCGTATCTACCCAGCTACATGCATTCGCCGATGCATCGGACAGTGGTTATGGCATTGCAGTATACACGCGGCTAGAAGATGACGAAGGACGGATTCAGTGTACTCTTTTGTTTGGCAAGGCAAGAGTTGCACCGATCAAGAAGGTCACAACTCCCAGGATGGAACTGACAGCAGCCAGCGTTGCAGTTAAATTTGTCGCCATGATTACTGCAGCCATGGAATTGAAGTTCGATAAGACATTTTATTGGACAGACAGTATGTCTGTCCTAAAATACATTGCCAATACAACAATCCGGTTTCATACATTTGTTGCCAACCGGGTTACCACCATTCAGGAAGGCTCAACTCTGGATCAATGGCGCTATGTGCCAACGCAAACAAATCCGGCGGATGCAGCTTCTCGGGGTATCCAACTCGGCAATCAACAGGCTACCGAACAGTGGTTATGGGGACCAAAGTTTTTATGGGAGCCGGAGTCGGAATGGCCTAAATCCAATTTCTCAAAGGAGCTGTTAGCAGAAGACCCAAACGTCAAGAAGGTGCATGCTACCATTGCAGCTGAGAACCCGGAGCCCAATGGGGAAAACCAGACCAAGACATGTACTGTTACCGTGGATGAGTTATTTGCCAGATACTCAAATTGGGATCCACTGAAGACAACTGTGGCATGGTTGCTGAGAGCACAGAAAGGGTTTAAGCAGCGTCGCAGTACTGATAAAACACTAAGAGACACCACCAGGGACGAGTTGACACCGCTCACCTTCACAGAATTGAAAGCTGCTGAGCTGGACATTGTCCGCTACTTGCAGGAGAAACATCTGCCGGACAATGGGAAACATCTGGGATCAGTACAGAAACTGGATCCCTTTCTAGATGATGCCGGACTATTGAGAGTTGGGGGTCGGCTGCGACATGCAAGGATCCCATTAGAAGTCAAACACCCAGTGTTATTGCCCAAGGATTCACCAGTGACTAGACTCATTGTTAGGGATGCACATCAGAGAGTCGGGCATCTTGGTTCAAATAGTAGTCTAAATCTGCTGAGACAGAGATATTGGATACCACGGGCAAGCCTACTGATACGGAGCATCATCAGCAAGTGTACCATTTGTCGCAAATACAGAGCAAGGCTATTAGTTCAGAAAATGGCCGATCTCCCGTTGCAGAGACTTGAAATGGATCAGCCAGCCTTCGCACAGTCGGGTGTTGACTACTTTGGACCATTTATAATAAAGAAGGGAAGGAACACCACACTCAAGCGATACGGTGTAATTTTTACATGTCTTTCAACCCGGGCAGTTCACCTGGAAGTTGCCCAAGGACTCACAACAGACTCTTGTATCAATGCTATTAGGAGATTTGCTGCACGGAGAGCAGTCCAGAAACTAAGATCAGACAATGGCACAAATCTAGTCGGAGCTTGTAAGGAAATAAAAGAAGAACTGCGCAAGTGGAATCAGTCCCAGATTGGATCTGCGCTACGTCGGAAGGGCATAGAATGGGATTTTAACTGCCCTACAGCTTCTCATCATGGAGCAGCATGGGAACGTCTCATTAGATCAGTCCGTAGAATACTGTATGGTGTTGCCAAGGAACAAGTTATACACCTAGACGATGAAGGGTTACAGACCCTTTTCTGTGAGGTGGAGTTCATCTTGAACAATAGGCCGATCACGCGAGTGTCTAATGATACATTAGATGCACCAGCGCTTACACCGAACCACTTGCTCCGACTCCACCAAGATCAGGCACCACCTCCAGGGATATTCGTCAAGGAAGACAATTATGTTAAAAGGAAATGGCGCCAGATCCAACATATAGCCAACGTGTTCTGGTGTCGCTGGAGCAAGGAATATCTCGTAGGGCTCCAGGAACGGCAGAAATGGAGACAAGAACAGCGTTCTTTCAAGAAAGGAGATATTGTACTGGTCGCCGATAACCACATGCAACGAAACCAGTGGTTATTGGGTTATGTGAACGACGTCAATGAGGACGACAAAGGACTGGTGAGAGTTGTAAGTGTCCAAACCGGGACAACTGTCTTAAAGCGCCCAATCACCAAACTGTGTCTCATCCTTGAAGCAGACTGA
- the LOC135503555 gene encoding basic proline-rich protein-like — MRHANGPVPQWRQVADEGNAGMRAPPIVPPMMPPVLPPPPEAMGENLPGAPAQGLVANVVPQQVAAGPPRPALSGPAPPAQGNQPVQGLVANVVPQQVAAGPPGPALPGPAPPAQGNQPVQGLVANVVPQQVAAGPPGPALPGPAPPAQGNQPVQGLVANVVPQQVAAGPPGPAAIAQPGQAVPRREPLWQIARRNQERFADSLDSHERRMGRVDRILDVIEMQYGIQQQI; from the coding sequence ATGCGCCACGCAAATGGTCCGGTGCCTCAATGGCGGCAAGTTGCGGATGAAGGAAATGCTGGAATGCGTGCACCCCCAATCGTTCCACCAATGATGCCGCCAGTGCTGCCTCCACCACCAGAAGCGATGGGAGAGAACCTACCCGGTGCGCCTGCTCAAGGACTAGTTGCAAACGTAGTACCCCAACAAGTGGCTGCTGGACCACCCAGACCAGCTTTATCCGGACCAGCTCCTCCTGCTCAGGGTAACCAGCCTGTCCAAGGACTAGTTGCAAACGTAGTACCCCAACAAGTGGCTGCTGGACCACCCGGACCAGCTTTACCCGGACCAGCTCCTCCTGCTCAGGGGAACCAGCCTGTCCAAGGACTAGTTGCAAACGTAGTACCCCAACAAGTGGCTGCTGGACCACCCGGACCAGCTTTACCCGGACCAGCTCCTCCTGCTCAGGGGAACCAGCCTGTCCAAGGACTGGTTGCAAACGTAGTACCCCAACAAGTGGCTGCTGGACCACCTGGACCAGCTGCAATTGCTCAACCTGGTCAAGCCGTGCCAAGGCGCGAGCCCCTTTGGCAGATAGCGAGGCGAAACCAGGAACGGTTCGCCGACTCGTTGGACAGCCACGAGAGGAGAATGGGTAGGGTTGATAGGATCCTCGATGTAATCGAAATGCAGTACGGAATTCAACAGCAGATTTAA